A section of the Bos indicus isolate NIAB-ARS_2022 breed Sahiwal x Tharparkar chromosome 26, NIAB-ARS_B.indTharparkar_mat_pri_1.0, whole genome shotgun sequence genome encodes:
- the ADAM8 gene encoding disintegrin and metalloproteinase domain-containing protein 8 isoform X2, with the protein MRGLGLLLFAALGLQEVAPRAALPHVEQYEVVRPRRLPAPRARRALPSHLGLYPESVSYVLGARGHTFTLHLRKNRDLVGSGYVETYTAANGSQVTEQLQRQDHCFYQGHVEGHPHSAASLSTCAGLRGFFQAGPAVRLIEPLAEAGEEGPHALYLAQHLQQEAGTCGVNDSSLESILGPRVSAAFRPRWSEPRETRYVELFVVTDSKEFQRFGSREAVRQRVLEVVNHVDKLYQELNFRVVLVGLEMWNGGDKIQISSQPDATLDNFLAWRTRELVGRQAHDNVQLITGVDFTGTTVGLAKVSTMCSSSSGAVNQDHNQNPIGVASTMAHEMGHNLGMDHDENVAGCYCPVPREGGGCVMAASIGSQYPRKFSQCSQADLQTFVEKPRTACLLDAPDLDRLVGGPVCGNGFLERGEQCDCGRPEDCQNRCCNASTCLLAEGAECAHGTCCHECRVKPAGELCRPAKDQCDLGEHCDGQQPTCPEDAFRENGTPCPGGYCYNGACPTLARRCQDLWGPGSRVAVETCFLYSISKGCGAGVPLPFGRVNKCGTLFCEGGQKAPEREYCTLTISSGVCRVIVQDGSTAYELVPKGTKCGEQQVCWDGFCQGLHVYRSRNCSAQCNSHGECNHKGQCHCRPGWAPPHCAEPLADARAAPGSLRTHVLVGVGALVVLALILAGVLIYRKARSPVRRRNVAPKTAMGLSNPLFHEGLSKPAKGGAQAPPGGSPELALYSQPHKPTASSVTPKRPPPAVSASHPDRLQATPRSQPPGSLQPPAAKASPPSPLPVYPPQAPGQLRPAPPAKPLPVLKPKQVIKPTCAPPMPPIKPGARGAQPGPTQGAADPKVALKPPVQRR; encoded by the exons aggtTGCCCCCAGGGCCGCCCTGCCCCATGTGGAGCAGTACGAGGTGGTGAGGCCCCGGCGCCTGCCTGCACCCCGCGCTCGGCGGGCTCTGCCCTCCCACCTG GGCCTGTACCCAGAGAGTGTGAGCTATGTCCTAGGGGCCCGAGGGCACACCTTCACCCTGCACCTTCGGAAGAACAG GGACCTGGTGGGCTCGGGCTACGTGGAGACCTACACAGCAGCCAATGGCTCCCAGGTGACAGAGCAGCTGCAGAGACAG GACCACTGCTTCTACCAGGGCCACGTGGAGGGGCACCCGCACTCGGCCGCCAGCCTAAGCACCTGTGCCGGCCTCAG GGGCTTCTTCCAGGCGGGCCCTGCTGTCCGCCTGATCGAGCCCCTGGCAGAGGCCGGGGAGGAAGGGCCGCACGCCCTGTACCTGGCGCAGCACCTGCAGCAGGAGGCTGGCACCTGCGGCGTCAATGACAGCAGCCTGGAGAGCATCCTGGGTCCGCGGGTGTCTGCAGCCTTCAGACCCCGG TGGTCAGAACCCAGAGAGACCCGCTACGTGGAGCTATTCGTGGTCACGGACAGCAAGGAG TTCCAGCGGTTTGGGAGCAGAGAGGCCGTACGTCAGCGGGTGCTGGAGGTGGTCAACCACGTGGACAAG CTCTATCAGGAGCTCAATTTCCGCGTGGTGCTCGTGGGCCTGGAGATGTGGAATGGTGGGGACAAGATTCAGATCAGCTCCCAGCCCGACGCCACACTGGACAACTTCCTGGCCTGGCGGACTCGAGAGCTGGTGGGCCGGCAGGCGCACGACAACGTGCAGCTCATCAC CGGGGTCGACTTCACCGGGACCACCGTGGGACTGGCCAAGGTGTCCACCATGTGCTCCTCGAGCTCCGGGGCTGTGAACCAG GACCACAACCAGAACCCCATCGGTGTGGCGAGCACCATGGCCCACGAGATGGGCCACAACCTGGGCATGGACCACGACGAGAACGTCGCCGGCTGTTACTGCCCCGTGCCGCGGGAGGGCGGCGGCTGCGTGATGGCGGCCAGCATCGG CTCCCAGTACCCCAGGAAGTTCAGTCAGTGCAGCCAGGCCGACCTGCAGACGTTCGTGGAGAAGCCCCGCACGGCCTGCCTGTTGGACGCCCCGGACCTTGACCGGCTGGTGGGCGGCCCCGTGTGCGGAAATGGGTTCCTGGAGCGCGGGGAGCAGTGTGACTGTGGCCGTCCCGAG GACTGTCAGAACCGCTGCTGCAATGCCAGCACCTGCCTGCTGGCTGAGGGGGCCGAGTGCGCCCACGGCACCTGCTGCCACGAGTGCAGG GTGAAGCCGGCCGGAGAGCTGTGCCGCCCCGCGAAGGACCAGTGTGACCTTGGCGAGCACTGTGACGGCCAGCAGCCCACGTGCCCTGAGGACGCCTTCCGGGAGAACGGCACGCCCTGCCCAGGGGGCTACTGCTACAACGGGGCCTGCCCGACGCTGGCCCGGCGCTGCCAGGACTTGTGGGGGCCAG GCTCTCGGGTGGCGGTGGAAACTTGCTTCCTCTACAGCATCTCCAAAGGCTGCGGGGCTGGGGTCCCCCTGCCATTCGGCAG GGTCAACAAGTGTGGCACTCTCTTCTGTGAGGGGGGGCAGAAGGCCCCGGAACGTGAATACTGCACGCTCACCATCTCCTCAGGCGTTTGCCGGGTTATCGTCCAGGACGGCAGCACGGCGTATGAGCTGGTGCCCAAGGGCACCAAGTGCGGGGAGCAGCAG GTTTGCTGGGACGGCTTCTGCCAGGGCCTCCACGTGTACAGATCCAGGAACTGCTCCGCCCAGTGCAACAGCCACGGG GAGTGCAACCACAAGGGTCAGTGCCACTGCCGCCCGGGCTGGGCCCCGCCCCACTGCGCAGAGCCGCTGGCCGACGCGCGCGCAG CCCCTGGGAGCCTCCGAACGCATGTGCTGGTGGGCGTGGGTGCCCTGGTGGTACTGGCGCTGATCCTGGCGGGCGTGCTCATCTACCGCAAGGCCCGGAGCCCAGTCCGAAGGAG GAATGTGGCACCCAAGACGGCCATGGGGCTCTCCAACCCTTTGTTCCACGAAGGGCTCAGCAAGCCTGCAAAAGGCGGGGCTCAGGCTCCCCCCGGGGGCTCCCCAGAGCTGGCCCTTTACTCCCAGCCCCACAAGCCCACAGCTTCCTCGGTGACCCCTAAGCGCCCACCCCCTGCTGTAAGCGCCAGCCATCCCGACAGACTCCAGGCCACCCCCAGATCTCAG CCTCCAGGCTCCCTTCAGCCTCCAGCCGCCAAGGCCAGCCCGCCGTCCCCGCTTCCTGTGTACCCACCGCAGGCCCCGGGCCAG CTCAGACCCGCTCCTCCTGCCAAACCCCTTCCGGTGCTGAAGCCAAAGCAG GTCATCAAGCCGACCTGTGCTCCCCCGATGCCACCCATCAAGCCTGGAGCGAGAGGGGCCCAGCCTGGACCCACTCAG ggagcTGCTGACCCGAAGGTTGCTCTGAAACCCCCTGTCCAGAGGAGGTGA
- the ADAM8 gene encoding disintegrin and metalloproteinase domain-containing protein 8 isoform X13: MRGLGLLLFAALGLQEVAPRAALPHVEQYEVVRPRRLPAPRARRALPSHLGLYPESVSYVLGARGHTFTLHLRKNRDLVGSGYVETYTAANGSQVTEQLQRQDHCFYQGHVEGHPHSAASLSTCAGLRGFFQAGPAVRLIEPLAEAGEEGPHALYLAQHLQQEAGTCGVNDSSLESILGPRVSAAFRPRWSEPRETRYVELFVVTDSKEFQRFGSREAVRQRVLEVVNHVDKLYQELNFRVVLVGLEMWNGGDKIQISSQPDATLDNFLAWRTRELVGRQAHDNVQLITGVDFTGTTVGLAKVSTMCSSSSGAVNQDHNQNPIGVASTMAHEMGHNLGMDHDENVAGCYCPVPREGGGCVMAASIGSQYPRKFSQCSQADLQTFVEKPRTACLLDAPDLDRLVGGPVCGNGFLERGEQCDCGRPEDCQNRCCNASTCLLAEGAECAHGTCCHECRVKPAGELCRPAKDQCDLGEHCDGQQPTCPEDAFRENGTPCPGGYCYNGACPTLARRCQDLWGPGSRVAVETCFLYSISKGCGAGVPLPFGRVNKCGTLFCEGGQKAPEREYCTLTISSGVCRVIVQDGSTAYELVPKGTKCGEQQVCWDGFCQGLHVYRSRNCSAQCNSHGPPGSLQPPAAKASPPSPLPVYPPQAPGQVIKPTCAPPMPPIKPGARGAQPGPTQGAADPKVALKPPVQRR; the protein is encoded by the exons aggtTGCCCCCAGGGCCGCCCTGCCCCATGTGGAGCAGTACGAGGTGGTGAGGCCCCGGCGCCTGCCTGCACCCCGCGCTCGGCGGGCTCTGCCCTCCCACCTG GGCCTGTACCCAGAGAGTGTGAGCTATGTCCTAGGGGCCCGAGGGCACACCTTCACCCTGCACCTTCGGAAGAACAG GGACCTGGTGGGCTCGGGCTACGTGGAGACCTACACAGCAGCCAATGGCTCCCAGGTGACAGAGCAGCTGCAGAGACAG GACCACTGCTTCTACCAGGGCCACGTGGAGGGGCACCCGCACTCGGCCGCCAGCCTAAGCACCTGTGCCGGCCTCAG GGGCTTCTTCCAGGCGGGCCCTGCTGTCCGCCTGATCGAGCCCCTGGCAGAGGCCGGGGAGGAAGGGCCGCACGCCCTGTACCTGGCGCAGCACCTGCAGCAGGAGGCTGGCACCTGCGGCGTCAATGACAGCAGCCTGGAGAGCATCCTGGGTCCGCGGGTGTCTGCAGCCTTCAGACCCCGG TGGTCAGAACCCAGAGAGACCCGCTACGTGGAGCTATTCGTGGTCACGGACAGCAAGGAG TTCCAGCGGTTTGGGAGCAGAGAGGCCGTACGTCAGCGGGTGCTGGAGGTGGTCAACCACGTGGACAAG CTCTATCAGGAGCTCAATTTCCGCGTGGTGCTCGTGGGCCTGGAGATGTGGAATGGTGGGGACAAGATTCAGATCAGCTCCCAGCCCGACGCCACACTGGACAACTTCCTGGCCTGGCGGACTCGAGAGCTGGTGGGCCGGCAGGCGCACGACAACGTGCAGCTCATCAC CGGGGTCGACTTCACCGGGACCACCGTGGGACTGGCCAAGGTGTCCACCATGTGCTCCTCGAGCTCCGGGGCTGTGAACCAG GACCACAACCAGAACCCCATCGGTGTGGCGAGCACCATGGCCCACGAGATGGGCCACAACCTGGGCATGGACCACGACGAGAACGTCGCCGGCTGTTACTGCCCCGTGCCGCGGGAGGGCGGCGGCTGCGTGATGGCGGCCAGCATCGG CTCCCAGTACCCCAGGAAGTTCAGTCAGTGCAGCCAGGCCGACCTGCAGACGTTCGTGGAGAAGCCCCGCACGGCCTGCCTGTTGGACGCCCCGGACCTTGACCGGCTGGTGGGCGGCCCCGTGTGCGGAAATGGGTTCCTGGAGCGCGGGGAGCAGTGTGACTGTGGCCGTCCCGAG GACTGTCAGAACCGCTGCTGCAATGCCAGCACCTGCCTGCTGGCTGAGGGGGCCGAGTGCGCCCACGGCACCTGCTGCCACGAGTGCAGG GTGAAGCCGGCCGGAGAGCTGTGCCGCCCCGCGAAGGACCAGTGTGACCTTGGCGAGCACTGTGACGGCCAGCAGCCCACGTGCCCTGAGGACGCCTTCCGGGAGAACGGCACGCCCTGCCCAGGGGGCTACTGCTACAACGGGGCCTGCCCGACGCTGGCCCGGCGCTGCCAGGACTTGTGGGGGCCAG GCTCTCGGGTGGCGGTGGAAACTTGCTTCCTCTACAGCATCTCCAAAGGCTGCGGGGCTGGGGTCCCCCTGCCATTCGGCAG GGTCAACAAGTGTGGCACTCTCTTCTGTGAGGGGGGGCAGAAGGCCCCGGAACGTGAATACTGCACGCTCACCATCTCCTCAGGCGTTTGCCGGGTTATCGTCCAGGACGGCAGCACGGCGTATGAGCTGGTGCCCAAGGGCACCAAGTGCGGGGAGCAGCAG GTTTGCTGGGACGGCTTCTGCCAGGGCCTCCACGTGTACAGATCCAGGAACTGCTCCGCCCAGTGCAACAGCCACGGG CCTCCAGGCTCCCTTCAGCCTCCAGCCGCCAAGGCCAGCCCGCCGTCCCCGCTTCCTGTGTACCCACCGCAGGCCCCGGGCCAG GTCATCAAGCCGACCTGTGCTCCCCCGATGCCACCCATCAAGCCTGGAGCGAGAGGGGCCCAGCCTGGACCCACTCAG ggagcTGCTGACCCGAAGGTTGCTCTGAAACCCCCTGTCCAGAGGAGGTGA
- the ADAM8 gene encoding disintegrin and metalloproteinase domain-containing protein 8 isoform X4, with protein MRGLGLLLFAALGLQEVAPRAALPHVEQYEVVRPRRLPAPRARRALPSHLGLYPESVSYVLGARGHTFTLHLRKNRDLVGSGYVETYTAANGSQVTEQLQRQDHCFYQGHVEGHPHSAASLSTCAGLRGFFQAGPAVRLIEPLAEAGEEGPHALYLAQHLQQEAGTCGVNDSSLESILGPRVSAAFRPRWSEPRETRYVELFVVTDSKEFQRFGSREAVRQRVLEVVNHVDKLYQELNFRVVLVGLEMWNGGDKIQISSQPDATLDNFLAWRTRELVGRQAHDNVQLITGVDFTGTTVGLAKVSTMCSSSSGAVNQDHNQNPIGVASTMAHEMGHNLGMDHDENVAGCYCPVPREGGGCVMAASIGSQYPRKFSQCSQADLQTFVEKPRTACLLDAPDLDRLVGGPVCGNGFLERGEQCDCGRPEDCQNRCCNASTCLLAEGAECAHGTCCHECRVKPAGELCRPAKDQCDLGEHCDGQQPTCPEDAFRENGTPCPGGYCYNGACPTLARRCQDLWGPGSRVAVETCFLYSISKGCGAGVPLPFGRVNKCGTLFCEGGQKAPEREYCTLTISSGVCRVIVQDGSTAYELVPKGTKCGEQQVCWDGFCQGLHVYRSRNCSAQCNSHGECNHKGQCHCRPGWAPPHCAEPLADARAAPGSLRTHVLVGVGALVVLALILAGVLIYRKARSPVRRRNVAPKTAMGLSNPLFHEGLSKPAKGGAQAPPGGSPELALYSQPHKPTASSVTPKRPPPAPPGSLQPPAAKASPPSPLPVYPPQAPGQLRPAPPAKPLPVLKPKQVIKPTCAPPMPPIKPGARGAQPGPTQGAADPKVALKPPVQRR; from the exons aggtTGCCCCCAGGGCCGCCCTGCCCCATGTGGAGCAGTACGAGGTGGTGAGGCCCCGGCGCCTGCCTGCACCCCGCGCTCGGCGGGCTCTGCCCTCCCACCTG GGCCTGTACCCAGAGAGTGTGAGCTATGTCCTAGGGGCCCGAGGGCACACCTTCACCCTGCACCTTCGGAAGAACAG GGACCTGGTGGGCTCGGGCTACGTGGAGACCTACACAGCAGCCAATGGCTCCCAGGTGACAGAGCAGCTGCAGAGACAG GACCACTGCTTCTACCAGGGCCACGTGGAGGGGCACCCGCACTCGGCCGCCAGCCTAAGCACCTGTGCCGGCCTCAG GGGCTTCTTCCAGGCGGGCCCTGCTGTCCGCCTGATCGAGCCCCTGGCAGAGGCCGGGGAGGAAGGGCCGCACGCCCTGTACCTGGCGCAGCACCTGCAGCAGGAGGCTGGCACCTGCGGCGTCAATGACAGCAGCCTGGAGAGCATCCTGGGTCCGCGGGTGTCTGCAGCCTTCAGACCCCGG TGGTCAGAACCCAGAGAGACCCGCTACGTGGAGCTATTCGTGGTCACGGACAGCAAGGAG TTCCAGCGGTTTGGGAGCAGAGAGGCCGTACGTCAGCGGGTGCTGGAGGTGGTCAACCACGTGGACAAG CTCTATCAGGAGCTCAATTTCCGCGTGGTGCTCGTGGGCCTGGAGATGTGGAATGGTGGGGACAAGATTCAGATCAGCTCCCAGCCCGACGCCACACTGGACAACTTCCTGGCCTGGCGGACTCGAGAGCTGGTGGGCCGGCAGGCGCACGACAACGTGCAGCTCATCAC CGGGGTCGACTTCACCGGGACCACCGTGGGACTGGCCAAGGTGTCCACCATGTGCTCCTCGAGCTCCGGGGCTGTGAACCAG GACCACAACCAGAACCCCATCGGTGTGGCGAGCACCATGGCCCACGAGATGGGCCACAACCTGGGCATGGACCACGACGAGAACGTCGCCGGCTGTTACTGCCCCGTGCCGCGGGAGGGCGGCGGCTGCGTGATGGCGGCCAGCATCGG CTCCCAGTACCCCAGGAAGTTCAGTCAGTGCAGCCAGGCCGACCTGCAGACGTTCGTGGAGAAGCCCCGCACGGCCTGCCTGTTGGACGCCCCGGACCTTGACCGGCTGGTGGGCGGCCCCGTGTGCGGAAATGGGTTCCTGGAGCGCGGGGAGCAGTGTGACTGTGGCCGTCCCGAG GACTGTCAGAACCGCTGCTGCAATGCCAGCACCTGCCTGCTGGCTGAGGGGGCCGAGTGCGCCCACGGCACCTGCTGCCACGAGTGCAGG GTGAAGCCGGCCGGAGAGCTGTGCCGCCCCGCGAAGGACCAGTGTGACCTTGGCGAGCACTGTGACGGCCAGCAGCCCACGTGCCCTGAGGACGCCTTCCGGGAGAACGGCACGCCCTGCCCAGGGGGCTACTGCTACAACGGGGCCTGCCCGACGCTGGCCCGGCGCTGCCAGGACTTGTGGGGGCCAG GCTCTCGGGTGGCGGTGGAAACTTGCTTCCTCTACAGCATCTCCAAAGGCTGCGGGGCTGGGGTCCCCCTGCCATTCGGCAG GGTCAACAAGTGTGGCACTCTCTTCTGTGAGGGGGGGCAGAAGGCCCCGGAACGTGAATACTGCACGCTCACCATCTCCTCAGGCGTTTGCCGGGTTATCGTCCAGGACGGCAGCACGGCGTATGAGCTGGTGCCCAAGGGCACCAAGTGCGGGGAGCAGCAG GTTTGCTGGGACGGCTTCTGCCAGGGCCTCCACGTGTACAGATCCAGGAACTGCTCCGCCCAGTGCAACAGCCACGGG GAGTGCAACCACAAGGGTCAGTGCCACTGCCGCCCGGGCTGGGCCCCGCCCCACTGCGCAGAGCCGCTGGCCGACGCGCGCGCAG CCCCTGGGAGCCTCCGAACGCATGTGCTGGTGGGCGTGGGTGCCCTGGTGGTACTGGCGCTGATCCTGGCGGGCGTGCTCATCTACCGCAAGGCCCGGAGCCCAGTCCGAAGGAG GAATGTGGCACCCAAGACGGCCATGGGGCTCTCCAACCCTTTGTTCCACGAAGGGCTCAGCAAGCCTGCAAAAGGCGGGGCTCAGGCTCCCCCCGGGGGCTCCCCAGAGCTGGCCCTTTACTCCCAGCCCCACAAGCCCACAGCTTCCTCGGTGACCCCTAAGCGCCCACCCCCTGCT CCTCCAGGCTCCCTTCAGCCTCCAGCCGCCAAGGCCAGCCCGCCGTCCCCGCTTCCTGTGTACCCACCGCAGGCCCCGGGCCAG CTCAGACCCGCTCCTCCTGCCAAACCCCTTCCGGTGCTGAAGCCAAAGCAG GTCATCAAGCCGACCTGTGCTCCCCCGATGCCACCCATCAAGCCTGGAGCGAGAGGGGCCCAGCCTGGACCCACTCAG ggagcTGCTGACCCGAAGGTTGCTCTGAAACCCCCTGTCCAGAGGAGGTGA
- the ADAM8 gene encoding disintegrin and metalloproteinase domain-containing protein 8 isoform X11: MRGLGLLLFAALGLQEVAPRAALPHVEQYEVVRPRRLPAPRARRALPSHLGLYPESVSYVLGARGHTFTLHLRKNRDLVGSGYVETYTAANGSQVTEQLQRQDHCFYQGHVEGHPHSAASLSTCAGLRGFFQAGPAVRLIEPLAEAGEEGPHALYLAQHLQQEAGTCGVNDSSLESILGPRVSAAFRPRWSEPRETRYVELFVVTDSKEFQRFGSREAVRQRVLEVVNHVDKLYQELNFRVVLVGLEMWNGGDKIQISSQPDATLDNFLAWRTRELVGRQAHDNVQLITGVDFTGTTVGLAKVSTMCSSSSGAVNQDHNQNPIGVASTMAHEMGHNLGMDHDENVAGCYCPVPREGGGCVMAASIGSQYPRKFSQCSQADLQTFVEKPRTACLLDAPDLDRLVGGPVCGNGFLERGEQCDCGRPEDCQNRCCNASTCLLAEGAECAHGTCCHECRVKPAGELCRPAKDQCDLGEHCDGQQPTCPEDAFRENGTPCPGGYCYNGACPTLARRCQDLWGPGSRVAVETCFLYSISKGCGAGVPLPFGRVNKCGTLFCEGGQKAPEREYCTLTISSGVCRVIVQDGSTAYELVPKGTKCGEQQVCWDGFCQGLHVYRSRNCSAQCNSHGPPGSLQPPAAKASPPSPLPVYPPQAPGQLRPAPPAKPLPVLKPKQVIKPTCAPPMPPIKPGARGAQPGPTQGAADPKVALKPPVQRR; this comes from the exons aggtTGCCCCCAGGGCCGCCCTGCCCCATGTGGAGCAGTACGAGGTGGTGAGGCCCCGGCGCCTGCCTGCACCCCGCGCTCGGCGGGCTCTGCCCTCCCACCTG GGCCTGTACCCAGAGAGTGTGAGCTATGTCCTAGGGGCCCGAGGGCACACCTTCACCCTGCACCTTCGGAAGAACAG GGACCTGGTGGGCTCGGGCTACGTGGAGACCTACACAGCAGCCAATGGCTCCCAGGTGACAGAGCAGCTGCAGAGACAG GACCACTGCTTCTACCAGGGCCACGTGGAGGGGCACCCGCACTCGGCCGCCAGCCTAAGCACCTGTGCCGGCCTCAG GGGCTTCTTCCAGGCGGGCCCTGCTGTCCGCCTGATCGAGCCCCTGGCAGAGGCCGGGGAGGAAGGGCCGCACGCCCTGTACCTGGCGCAGCACCTGCAGCAGGAGGCTGGCACCTGCGGCGTCAATGACAGCAGCCTGGAGAGCATCCTGGGTCCGCGGGTGTCTGCAGCCTTCAGACCCCGG TGGTCAGAACCCAGAGAGACCCGCTACGTGGAGCTATTCGTGGTCACGGACAGCAAGGAG TTCCAGCGGTTTGGGAGCAGAGAGGCCGTACGTCAGCGGGTGCTGGAGGTGGTCAACCACGTGGACAAG CTCTATCAGGAGCTCAATTTCCGCGTGGTGCTCGTGGGCCTGGAGATGTGGAATGGTGGGGACAAGATTCAGATCAGCTCCCAGCCCGACGCCACACTGGACAACTTCCTGGCCTGGCGGACTCGAGAGCTGGTGGGCCGGCAGGCGCACGACAACGTGCAGCTCATCAC CGGGGTCGACTTCACCGGGACCACCGTGGGACTGGCCAAGGTGTCCACCATGTGCTCCTCGAGCTCCGGGGCTGTGAACCAG GACCACAACCAGAACCCCATCGGTGTGGCGAGCACCATGGCCCACGAGATGGGCCACAACCTGGGCATGGACCACGACGAGAACGTCGCCGGCTGTTACTGCCCCGTGCCGCGGGAGGGCGGCGGCTGCGTGATGGCGGCCAGCATCGG CTCCCAGTACCCCAGGAAGTTCAGTCAGTGCAGCCAGGCCGACCTGCAGACGTTCGTGGAGAAGCCCCGCACGGCCTGCCTGTTGGACGCCCCGGACCTTGACCGGCTGGTGGGCGGCCCCGTGTGCGGAAATGGGTTCCTGGAGCGCGGGGAGCAGTGTGACTGTGGCCGTCCCGAG GACTGTCAGAACCGCTGCTGCAATGCCAGCACCTGCCTGCTGGCTGAGGGGGCCGAGTGCGCCCACGGCACCTGCTGCCACGAGTGCAGG GTGAAGCCGGCCGGAGAGCTGTGCCGCCCCGCGAAGGACCAGTGTGACCTTGGCGAGCACTGTGACGGCCAGCAGCCCACGTGCCCTGAGGACGCCTTCCGGGAGAACGGCACGCCCTGCCCAGGGGGCTACTGCTACAACGGGGCCTGCCCGACGCTGGCCCGGCGCTGCCAGGACTTGTGGGGGCCAG GCTCTCGGGTGGCGGTGGAAACTTGCTTCCTCTACAGCATCTCCAAAGGCTGCGGGGCTGGGGTCCCCCTGCCATTCGGCAG GGTCAACAAGTGTGGCACTCTCTTCTGTGAGGGGGGGCAGAAGGCCCCGGAACGTGAATACTGCACGCTCACCATCTCCTCAGGCGTTTGCCGGGTTATCGTCCAGGACGGCAGCACGGCGTATGAGCTGGTGCCCAAGGGCACCAAGTGCGGGGAGCAGCAG GTTTGCTGGGACGGCTTCTGCCAGGGCCTCCACGTGTACAGATCCAGGAACTGCTCCGCCCAGTGCAACAGCCACGGG CCTCCAGGCTCCCTTCAGCCTCCAGCCGCCAAGGCCAGCCCGCCGTCCCCGCTTCCTGTGTACCCACCGCAGGCCCCGGGCCAG CTCAGACCCGCTCCTCCTGCCAAACCCCTTCCGGTGCTGAAGCCAAAGCAG GTCATCAAGCCGACCTGTGCTCCCCCGATGCCACCCATCAAGCCTGGAGCGAGAGGGGCCCAGCCTGGACCCACTCAG ggagcTGCTGACCCGAAGGTTGCTCTGAAACCCCCTGTCCAGAGGAGGTGA